In Elaeis guineensis isolate ETL-2024a chromosome 1, EG11, whole genome shotgun sequence, a genomic segment contains:
- the LOC105037990 gene encoding ABC transporter G family member 22 isoform X1, with translation MSPQNLGYLVGIQGIDEKMEEELVLMPKNQEALLNLEETCKAISNSRPMQEHVGPPVRKSRSADFGASKIGYDEHGIGIKLKRENNFNRKVESARGNFSRMRARSAQFSVDINGLVHHCSGSLKEIEHVICRTPSTDFGLLNPIAGPIFPSPNLLELSRKNPYKDEAVDESPISYKKGLVPEIWEQMQMEPTLPIYLKFSDVSYQILVKVGKSPSATKYILKGVTGSVFPGEVLALMGPSGGGKTTLLNLLSGRVNIKGHGGIITYNDQPYSKWLKKRIGFVLQDDVVFPHLTVRETLTYAALLRLPKTLTKQQKEERAMNVISELGLESCQDMIIGGPLVRGISGGERKRVCIGNEILLDPSLIFLDEPTSGLDSTTALRITQMLHKMAHAGKTVVTTIHQPSSRLFNKFDKLILLGKGSSFYFGKASEAMLYFSSIGCSPLIAMNPAEFLIDLANGNMNDKSIPSELKDTFLHGSQEFKHQEQRPSPVDIHEYLLDSYETRVAQIEKQKLLRPVPIDTIRDMQVGSSLKNSGATWWQQYYILFWRGLKQRCHDYLCWIRVTQVLATAVIVGLLWWRPDASTPKKIQDQAGVLFFISVFWGFFPVFTAIFTFSQERALLVKEMSVNMYKLSAYFMARNMSDLPLDLILPIMFLLIVYFMVGLKPDFTVFLLSMLTIVLSIIAAQGLGLAIGAALMDVKKATTLASVIIMTFMLAGGFFVQRVPFFMSWIRYLSFNYHTYRLLLKIQYSCSSLDNSGNSPCNSTFIKGLRLHNGGMEAGAMIAMIFGYRLLAYIFLKKMRLRSASCL, from the exons ATGAGTCCTCAAAACTTGGGCTACCTTGTTGGTATTCAAGGCATAGATG AAAAGATGGAGGAGGAACTGGTGCTGATGCCAAAAAACCAAGAGGCGTTGCTGAATCTCGAGGAGACATGCAAAGCCATTTCGAATTCGAGACCAATGCAAGAACATGTCGGCCCTCCTGTAAGAAAGTCTCGCAGTGCAGATTTTGGTGCAAGTAAAATAGGATATGATGAACATGGTATTGGTATCAAATTAAAGAGAGAGAATAATTTTAACAGAAAAGTGGAATCAGCAAGAGGTAATTTCAGTAGGATGCGTGCAAGGAGTGCACAATTCTCAGTTGATATCAATGGACTAGTCCATCACTGCTCTGGAAGCTTAAAGGAAATTGAGCATGTCATTTGTAGGACTCCTAGTACTGACTTTGGCTTATTGAATCCGATTGCTGGTCCTATCTTTCCTTCACCCAACTTACTAGAGCTTTCAAGAAAGAACCCTTATAAAG atGAGGCAGTGGATGAGTCACCTATCTCTTACAAGAAAGGGTTGGTTCCTGAAATCTGGGAACAAATGCAGATGGAGCCCACTTTGCCCATATACCTCAAG TTTTCAGATGTCAGTTACCAGATATTGGTGAAGGTTGGAAAGTCCCCATCCGCCACAAAATACATTCTCAAAGGGGTCACTGGCTCCGTTTTCCCAGGCGAGGTACTGGCTCTCATGGGACCATCAGGAGGTGGTAAAACAACTTTGCTGAACCTGCTCAGTGGTAGGGTTAATATTAAGGGCCATGGTGGTATCATCACTTACAATGACCAACCATACTCCAAATGGCTCAAAAAAAG GATTGGTTTTGTGCTGCAAGATGATGTCGTGTTTCCGCACCTAACAGTGAGAGAAACCTTAACATATGCTGCTCTTCTCCGTCTTCCAAAGACATTAACAAAACAGCAGAAGGAAGAGAGGGCTATGAATGTCATATCTGAACTTGGACTAGAAAG TTGCCAAGATATGATAATAGGGGGACCTTTGGTGAGAGGAATTTCTGGTGGTGAGAGGAAAAGAGTCTGTATTGGAAATGAAATCCTACTTGATCCTTCACTTATTTTCCTAGATGAACCAACATCTGGTCTTGATTCCACAACAGCTCTCCGAATTACTCAGATGCTACACAAAATGGCTCAT GCTGGAAAGACAGTGGTTACTACAATACACCAACCATCAAGCAGACTGTTCAATAAGTTTGACAAGCTAATTCTCTTAGGCAAAGGCAGTTCCTTCTATTTTGGAAAAGCATCAGAAGCAATGCTGTACTTTTCCTCAATTGGTTGCTCACCCCTCATAGCGATGAACCCGGCAGAGTTTCTTATTGATCTAGCCAATGGTAACATGAATGACAAATCAATACCATCAGAGTTAAAGGATACGTTTTTACATGGAAGTCAAGAATTCAAACACCAAGAACAAAGACCATCTCCTGTGGACATCCATGAA TATTTATTGGATTCCTATGAAACCAGAGTTGCACAGATAGAGAAGCAGAAGCTTCTAAGACCAGTGCCAATTGACACTATAAGGGACATGCAAGTAGGTTCGAGCTTGAAAAATTCCGGAGCAACTTGGTGGCAGCAGTACTACATCCTCTTCTGGAGAGGCTTGAAACAGAGGTGCCATGATTACTTATGCTGGATTCGAGTAACCCAAGTCTTAGCAACTGCAGTAATAGTTGGACTGCTATGGTGGCGGCCTGATGCTTCGACTCCAAAGAAGATTCAAGATCAG GCAGGAGTGCTGTTCTTCATTTCTGTATTTTGGGGCTTTTTTCCAGTATTCACAGCGATCTTTACATTTTCCCAAGAACGAGCACTGCTTGTCAAAGAGATGTCTGTAAACATGTACAAGCTCAGCGCATACTTCATGGCTAGAAACATGAGTGATCTACCACTGGATCTCATCTTGCCTATAATGTTCTTGCTGATTGTCTACTTCATGGTGGGCTTGAAACCTGACTTCACGGTGTTTTTACTAAGTATGCTGACAATAGTTCTAAGCATTATAGCTGCTCAG GGCTTGGGACTAGCAATTGGTGCAGCACTTATGGATGTAAAGAAAGCAACAACACTAGCTTCTGTGATCATTATGACATTCATGTTAGCTGGTGGGTTTTTTGTGCAG AGGGTTCCATTCTTCATGTCATGGATTCGCTACCTGTCTTTTAACTACCATACATATAGATTGCTTCTCAAGATTCAGTATAGTTGCTCTAGTCTTGACAATTCTGGAAATAGTCCCTGCAACTCGACTTTTATTAAAGGACTTCGACTGCATAATGGAGGAATGGAAGCAGGAGCCATGATAGCTATGATCTTTGGATATCGACTATTGGCTTATATTTTCCTCAAGAAGATGAGGCTTAGAAGTGCATCTTGCCTCTGA
- the LOC105037990 gene encoding ABC transporter G family member 22 isoform X3 produces MSPQNLGYLVGIQGIDEKMEEELVLMPKNQEALLNLEETCKAISNSRPMQEHVGPPVRKSRSADFGASKIGYDEHGIGIKLKRENNFNRKVESARGNFSRMRARSAQFSVDINGLVHHCSGSLKEIEHVICRTPSTDFGLLNPIAGPIFPSPNLLELSRKNPYKDEAVDESPISYKKGLVPEIWEQMQMEPTLPIYLKFSDVSYQILVKVGKSPSATKYILKGVTGSVFPGEVLALMGPSGGGKTTLLNLLSGRVNIKGHGGIITYNDQPYSKWLKKRIGFVLQDDVVFPHLTVRETLTYAALLRLPKTLTKQQKEERAMNVISELGLESCQDMIIGGPLVRGISGGERKRVCIGNEILLDPSLIFLDEPTSGLDSTTALRITQMLHKMAHAGKTVVTTIHQPSSRLFNKFDKLILLGKGSSFYFGKASEAMLYFSSIGCSPLIAMNPAEFLIDLANGNMNDKSIPSELKDTFLHGSQEFKHQEQRPSPVDIHEYLLDSYETRVAQIEKQKLLRPVPIDTIRDMQVGSSLKNSGATWWQQYYILFWRGLKQRCHDYLCWIRVTQVLATAVIVGLLWWRPDASTPKKIQDQAGVLFFISVFWGFFPVFTAIFTFSQERALLVKEMSVNMYKLSAYFMARNMSDLPLDLILPIMFLLIVYFMGLGLAIGAALMDVKKATTLASVIIMTFMLAGGFFVQRVPFFMSWIRYLSFNYHTYRLLLKIQYSCSSLDNSGNSPCNSTFIKGLRLHNGGMEAGAMIAMIFGYRLLAYIFLKKMRLRSASCL; encoded by the exons ATGAGTCCTCAAAACTTGGGCTACCTTGTTGGTATTCAAGGCATAGATG AAAAGATGGAGGAGGAACTGGTGCTGATGCCAAAAAACCAAGAGGCGTTGCTGAATCTCGAGGAGACATGCAAAGCCATTTCGAATTCGAGACCAATGCAAGAACATGTCGGCCCTCCTGTAAGAAAGTCTCGCAGTGCAGATTTTGGTGCAAGTAAAATAGGATATGATGAACATGGTATTGGTATCAAATTAAAGAGAGAGAATAATTTTAACAGAAAAGTGGAATCAGCAAGAGGTAATTTCAGTAGGATGCGTGCAAGGAGTGCACAATTCTCAGTTGATATCAATGGACTAGTCCATCACTGCTCTGGAAGCTTAAAGGAAATTGAGCATGTCATTTGTAGGACTCCTAGTACTGACTTTGGCTTATTGAATCCGATTGCTGGTCCTATCTTTCCTTCACCCAACTTACTAGAGCTTTCAAGAAAGAACCCTTATAAAG atGAGGCAGTGGATGAGTCACCTATCTCTTACAAGAAAGGGTTGGTTCCTGAAATCTGGGAACAAATGCAGATGGAGCCCACTTTGCCCATATACCTCAAG TTTTCAGATGTCAGTTACCAGATATTGGTGAAGGTTGGAAAGTCCCCATCCGCCACAAAATACATTCTCAAAGGGGTCACTGGCTCCGTTTTCCCAGGCGAGGTACTGGCTCTCATGGGACCATCAGGAGGTGGTAAAACAACTTTGCTGAACCTGCTCAGTGGTAGGGTTAATATTAAGGGCCATGGTGGTATCATCACTTACAATGACCAACCATACTCCAAATGGCTCAAAAAAAG GATTGGTTTTGTGCTGCAAGATGATGTCGTGTTTCCGCACCTAACAGTGAGAGAAACCTTAACATATGCTGCTCTTCTCCGTCTTCCAAAGACATTAACAAAACAGCAGAAGGAAGAGAGGGCTATGAATGTCATATCTGAACTTGGACTAGAAAG TTGCCAAGATATGATAATAGGGGGACCTTTGGTGAGAGGAATTTCTGGTGGTGAGAGGAAAAGAGTCTGTATTGGAAATGAAATCCTACTTGATCCTTCACTTATTTTCCTAGATGAACCAACATCTGGTCTTGATTCCACAACAGCTCTCCGAATTACTCAGATGCTACACAAAATGGCTCAT GCTGGAAAGACAGTGGTTACTACAATACACCAACCATCAAGCAGACTGTTCAATAAGTTTGACAAGCTAATTCTCTTAGGCAAAGGCAGTTCCTTCTATTTTGGAAAAGCATCAGAAGCAATGCTGTACTTTTCCTCAATTGGTTGCTCACCCCTCATAGCGATGAACCCGGCAGAGTTTCTTATTGATCTAGCCAATGGTAACATGAATGACAAATCAATACCATCAGAGTTAAAGGATACGTTTTTACATGGAAGTCAAGAATTCAAACACCAAGAACAAAGACCATCTCCTGTGGACATCCATGAA TATTTATTGGATTCCTATGAAACCAGAGTTGCACAGATAGAGAAGCAGAAGCTTCTAAGACCAGTGCCAATTGACACTATAAGGGACATGCAAGTAGGTTCGAGCTTGAAAAATTCCGGAGCAACTTGGTGGCAGCAGTACTACATCCTCTTCTGGAGAGGCTTGAAACAGAGGTGCCATGATTACTTATGCTGGATTCGAGTAACCCAAGTCTTAGCAACTGCAGTAATAGTTGGACTGCTATGGTGGCGGCCTGATGCTTCGACTCCAAAGAAGATTCAAGATCAG GCAGGAGTGCTGTTCTTCATTTCTGTATTTTGGGGCTTTTTTCCAGTATTCACAGCGATCTTTACATTTTCCCAAGAACGAGCACTGCTTGTCAAAGAGATGTCTGTAAACATGTACAAGCTCAGCGCATACTTCATGGCTAGAAACATGAGTGATCTACCACTGGATCTCATCTTGCCTATAATGTTCTTGCTGATTGTCTACTTCATG GGCTTGGGACTAGCAATTGGTGCAGCACTTATGGATGTAAAGAAAGCAACAACACTAGCTTCTGTGATCATTATGACATTCATGTTAGCTGGTGGGTTTTTTGTGCAG AGGGTTCCATTCTTCATGTCATGGATTCGCTACCTGTCTTTTAACTACCATACATATAGATTGCTTCTCAAGATTCAGTATAGTTGCTCTAGTCTTGACAATTCTGGAAATAGTCCCTGCAACTCGACTTTTATTAAAGGACTTCGACTGCATAATGGAGGAATGGAAGCAGGAGCCATGATAGCTATGATCTTTGGATATCGACTATTGGCTTATATTTTCCTCAAGAAGATGAGGCTTAGAAGTGCATCTTGCCTCTGA
- the LOC105037990 gene encoding ABC transporter G family member 22 isoform X5, whose protein sequence is MSPQNLGYLVGIQGIDEKMEEELVLMPKNQEALLNLEETCKAISNSRPMQEHVGPPVRKSRSADFGASKIGYDEHGIGIKLKRENNFNRKVESARGNFSRMRARSAQFSVDINGLVHHCSGSLKEIEHVICRTPSTDFGLLNPIAGPIFPSPNLLELSRKNPYKDEAVDESPISYKKGLVPEIWEQMQMEPTLPIYLKFSDVSYQILVKVGKSPSATKYILKGVTGSVFPGEVLALMGPSGGGKTTLLNLLSGRVNIKGHGGIITYNDQPYSKWLKKRIGFVLQDDVVFPHLTVRETLTYAALLRLPKTLTKQQKEERAMNVISELGLESCQDMIIGGPLVRGISGGERKRVCIGNEILLDPSLIFLDEPTSGLDSTTALRITQMLHKMAHAGKTVVTTIHQPSSRLFNKFDKLILLGKGSSFYFGKASEAMLYFSSIGCSPLIAMNPAEFLIDLANGNMNDKSIPSELKDTFLHGSQEFKHQEQRPSPVDIHEYLLDSYETRVAQIEKQKLLRPVPIDTIRDMQVGSSLKNSGATWWQQYYILFWRGLKQRCHDYLCWIRVTQVLATAVIVGLLWWRPDASTPKKIQDQGLGLAIGAALMDVKKATTLASVIIMTFMLAGGFFVQRVPFFMSWIRYLSFNYHTYRLLLKIQYSCSSLDNSGNSPCNSTFIKGLRLHNGGMEAGAMIAMIFGYRLLAYIFLKKMRLRSASCL, encoded by the exons ATGAGTCCTCAAAACTTGGGCTACCTTGTTGGTATTCAAGGCATAGATG AAAAGATGGAGGAGGAACTGGTGCTGATGCCAAAAAACCAAGAGGCGTTGCTGAATCTCGAGGAGACATGCAAAGCCATTTCGAATTCGAGACCAATGCAAGAACATGTCGGCCCTCCTGTAAGAAAGTCTCGCAGTGCAGATTTTGGTGCAAGTAAAATAGGATATGATGAACATGGTATTGGTATCAAATTAAAGAGAGAGAATAATTTTAACAGAAAAGTGGAATCAGCAAGAGGTAATTTCAGTAGGATGCGTGCAAGGAGTGCACAATTCTCAGTTGATATCAATGGACTAGTCCATCACTGCTCTGGAAGCTTAAAGGAAATTGAGCATGTCATTTGTAGGACTCCTAGTACTGACTTTGGCTTATTGAATCCGATTGCTGGTCCTATCTTTCCTTCACCCAACTTACTAGAGCTTTCAAGAAAGAACCCTTATAAAG atGAGGCAGTGGATGAGTCACCTATCTCTTACAAGAAAGGGTTGGTTCCTGAAATCTGGGAACAAATGCAGATGGAGCCCACTTTGCCCATATACCTCAAG TTTTCAGATGTCAGTTACCAGATATTGGTGAAGGTTGGAAAGTCCCCATCCGCCACAAAATACATTCTCAAAGGGGTCACTGGCTCCGTTTTCCCAGGCGAGGTACTGGCTCTCATGGGACCATCAGGAGGTGGTAAAACAACTTTGCTGAACCTGCTCAGTGGTAGGGTTAATATTAAGGGCCATGGTGGTATCATCACTTACAATGACCAACCATACTCCAAATGGCTCAAAAAAAG GATTGGTTTTGTGCTGCAAGATGATGTCGTGTTTCCGCACCTAACAGTGAGAGAAACCTTAACATATGCTGCTCTTCTCCGTCTTCCAAAGACATTAACAAAACAGCAGAAGGAAGAGAGGGCTATGAATGTCATATCTGAACTTGGACTAGAAAG TTGCCAAGATATGATAATAGGGGGACCTTTGGTGAGAGGAATTTCTGGTGGTGAGAGGAAAAGAGTCTGTATTGGAAATGAAATCCTACTTGATCCTTCACTTATTTTCCTAGATGAACCAACATCTGGTCTTGATTCCACAACAGCTCTCCGAATTACTCAGATGCTACACAAAATGGCTCAT GCTGGAAAGACAGTGGTTACTACAATACACCAACCATCAAGCAGACTGTTCAATAAGTTTGACAAGCTAATTCTCTTAGGCAAAGGCAGTTCCTTCTATTTTGGAAAAGCATCAGAAGCAATGCTGTACTTTTCCTCAATTGGTTGCTCACCCCTCATAGCGATGAACCCGGCAGAGTTTCTTATTGATCTAGCCAATGGTAACATGAATGACAAATCAATACCATCAGAGTTAAAGGATACGTTTTTACATGGAAGTCAAGAATTCAAACACCAAGAACAAAGACCATCTCCTGTGGACATCCATGAA TATTTATTGGATTCCTATGAAACCAGAGTTGCACAGATAGAGAAGCAGAAGCTTCTAAGACCAGTGCCAATTGACACTATAAGGGACATGCAAGTAGGTTCGAGCTTGAAAAATTCCGGAGCAACTTGGTGGCAGCAGTACTACATCCTCTTCTGGAGAGGCTTGAAACAGAGGTGCCATGATTACTTATGCTGGATTCGAGTAACCCAAGTCTTAGCAACTGCAGTAATAGTTGGACTGCTATGGTGGCGGCCTGATGCTTCGACTCCAAAGAAGATTCAAGATCAG GGCTTGGGACTAGCAATTGGTGCAGCACTTATGGATGTAAAGAAAGCAACAACACTAGCTTCTGTGATCATTATGACATTCATGTTAGCTGGTGGGTTTTTTGTGCAG AGGGTTCCATTCTTCATGTCATGGATTCGCTACCTGTCTTTTAACTACCATACATATAGATTGCTTCTCAAGATTCAGTATAGTTGCTCTAGTCTTGACAATTCTGGAAATAGTCCCTGCAACTCGACTTTTATTAAAGGACTTCGACTGCATAATGGAGGAATGGAAGCAGGAGCCATGATAGCTATGATCTTTGGATATCGACTATTGGCTTATATTTTCCTCAAGAAGATGAGGCTTAGAAGTGCATCTTGCCTCTGA
- the LOC105037990 gene encoding ABC transporter G family member 22 isoform X4, whose product MSPQNLGYLVGIQGIDEKMEEELVLMPKNQEALLNLEETCKAISNSRPMQEHVGPPVRKSRSADFGASKIGYDEHGIGIKLKRENNFNRKVESARGNFSRMRARSAQFSVDINGLVHHCSGSLKEIEHVICRTPSTDFGLLNPIAGPIFPSPNLLELSRKNPYKDEAVDESPISYKKGLVPEIWEQMQMEPTLPIYLKFSDVSYQILVKVGKSPSATKYILKGVTGSVFPGEVLALMGPSGGGKTTLLNLLSGRVNIKGHGGIITYNDQPYSKWLKKRIGFVLQDDVVFPHLTVRETLTYAALLRLPKTLTKQQKEERAMNVISELGLESCQDMIIGGPLVRGISGGERKRVCIGNEILLDPSLIFLDEPTSGLDSTTALRITQMLHKMAHAGKTVVTTIHQPSSRLFNKFDKLILLGKGSSFYFGKASEAMLYFSSIGCSPLIAMNPAEFLIDLANGNMNDKSIPSELKDTFLHGSQEFKHQEQRPSPVDIHEYLLDSYETRVAQIEKQKLLRPVPIDTIRDMQVGSSLKNSGATWWQQYYILFWRGLKQRCHDYLCWIRVTQVLATAVIVGLLWWRPDASTPKKIQDQAGVLFFISVFWGFFPVFTAIFTFSQERALLVKEMSVNMYKLSAYFMARNMSDLPLDLILPIMFLLIVYFMVGLKPDFTVFLLSMLTIVLSIIAAQGLGLAIGAALMDVKKATTLASVIIMTFMLAEGSILHVMDSLPVF is encoded by the exons ATGAGTCCTCAAAACTTGGGCTACCTTGTTGGTATTCAAGGCATAGATG AAAAGATGGAGGAGGAACTGGTGCTGATGCCAAAAAACCAAGAGGCGTTGCTGAATCTCGAGGAGACATGCAAAGCCATTTCGAATTCGAGACCAATGCAAGAACATGTCGGCCCTCCTGTAAGAAAGTCTCGCAGTGCAGATTTTGGTGCAAGTAAAATAGGATATGATGAACATGGTATTGGTATCAAATTAAAGAGAGAGAATAATTTTAACAGAAAAGTGGAATCAGCAAGAGGTAATTTCAGTAGGATGCGTGCAAGGAGTGCACAATTCTCAGTTGATATCAATGGACTAGTCCATCACTGCTCTGGAAGCTTAAAGGAAATTGAGCATGTCATTTGTAGGACTCCTAGTACTGACTTTGGCTTATTGAATCCGATTGCTGGTCCTATCTTTCCTTCACCCAACTTACTAGAGCTTTCAAGAAAGAACCCTTATAAAG atGAGGCAGTGGATGAGTCACCTATCTCTTACAAGAAAGGGTTGGTTCCTGAAATCTGGGAACAAATGCAGATGGAGCCCACTTTGCCCATATACCTCAAG TTTTCAGATGTCAGTTACCAGATATTGGTGAAGGTTGGAAAGTCCCCATCCGCCACAAAATACATTCTCAAAGGGGTCACTGGCTCCGTTTTCCCAGGCGAGGTACTGGCTCTCATGGGACCATCAGGAGGTGGTAAAACAACTTTGCTGAACCTGCTCAGTGGTAGGGTTAATATTAAGGGCCATGGTGGTATCATCACTTACAATGACCAACCATACTCCAAATGGCTCAAAAAAAG GATTGGTTTTGTGCTGCAAGATGATGTCGTGTTTCCGCACCTAACAGTGAGAGAAACCTTAACATATGCTGCTCTTCTCCGTCTTCCAAAGACATTAACAAAACAGCAGAAGGAAGAGAGGGCTATGAATGTCATATCTGAACTTGGACTAGAAAG TTGCCAAGATATGATAATAGGGGGACCTTTGGTGAGAGGAATTTCTGGTGGTGAGAGGAAAAGAGTCTGTATTGGAAATGAAATCCTACTTGATCCTTCACTTATTTTCCTAGATGAACCAACATCTGGTCTTGATTCCACAACAGCTCTCCGAATTACTCAGATGCTACACAAAATGGCTCAT GCTGGAAAGACAGTGGTTACTACAATACACCAACCATCAAGCAGACTGTTCAATAAGTTTGACAAGCTAATTCTCTTAGGCAAAGGCAGTTCCTTCTATTTTGGAAAAGCATCAGAAGCAATGCTGTACTTTTCCTCAATTGGTTGCTCACCCCTCATAGCGATGAACCCGGCAGAGTTTCTTATTGATCTAGCCAATGGTAACATGAATGACAAATCAATACCATCAGAGTTAAAGGATACGTTTTTACATGGAAGTCAAGAATTCAAACACCAAGAACAAAGACCATCTCCTGTGGACATCCATGAA TATTTATTGGATTCCTATGAAACCAGAGTTGCACAGATAGAGAAGCAGAAGCTTCTAAGACCAGTGCCAATTGACACTATAAGGGACATGCAAGTAGGTTCGAGCTTGAAAAATTCCGGAGCAACTTGGTGGCAGCAGTACTACATCCTCTTCTGGAGAGGCTTGAAACAGAGGTGCCATGATTACTTATGCTGGATTCGAGTAACCCAAGTCTTAGCAACTGCAGTAATAGTTGGACTGCTATGGTGGCGGCCTGATGCTTCGACTCCAAAGAAGATTCAAGATCAG GCAGGAGTGCTGTTCTTCATTTCTGTATTTTGGGGCTTTTTTCCAGTATTCACAGCGATCTTTACATTTTCCCAAGAACGAGCACTGCTTGTCAAAGAGATGTCTGTAAACATGTACAAGCTCAGCGCATACTTCATGGCTAGAAACATGAGTGATCTACCACTGGATCTCATCTTGCCTATAATGTTCTTGCTGATTGTCTACTTCATGGTGGGCTTGAAACCTGACTTCACGGTGTTTTTACTAAGTATGCTGACAATAGTTCTAAGCATTATAGCTGCTCAG GGCTTGGGACTAGCAATTGGTGCAGCACTTATGGATGTAAAGAAAGCAACAACACTAGCTTCTGTGATCATTATGACATTCATGTTAGCTG AGGGTTCCATTCTTCATGTCATGGATTCGCTACCTGTCTTTTAA